AAGGGTTCGTCGCCATGGGCAGGAGGAATCTACTACGGGTCTGAAATCGCCGACGATCGCGGCAACTGGTCCTTGACAACCCCCGCGGAACTCCCGTTCACCACCGGCCAGCACCAGCTGTGGGCCCTGGGAATGACCTGGACCCCGAACGGACTGGACTCGATGACGGAACCAGTCACCTTCAGCGTGACGGTGCCAGACAAATCCAAGCCCCCGGTCGCGAAGCCGGGCCAGACCCTCGTCGTGACCAACCTGGTCGATGGCGCAACGGTCGTCGGACCGGAAATCACCATCAGCGGCACGGCTCGCCCCGGCTCCGTGGTGATCATCACCTTGAAGAACTCGCCGCAGATGTTCGGGGACGCGTGGGCGGATGCGCAGGGCAACTGGTCGGTGACCAATCCGATTGCCCTGGGGGCGCACGAACTGGTACTGAAGGGTCAGGGCGAGGAAACCTCGCTCAGCCTGACTGTCGTCTCAGAATAAGGACCGACGACCGGTAGGAGGGTCGCTCAGCGGGGCGATGTCACTCATGCTGTGCGACCCGCTTACCGTGACCGAGAAAAGATGCCGACGAACATCCTCCTCGACAAGATACGCACCCGGCGCGGACTCAAGTGGGCAGTTCCCGCGATGCTCCTCGGCGGTATCCACATCTTCGCGGCAGCCATGTGTGCCACGCTCATCGAACACGGATGGAGCAAAGCGCTCTACTTGCTCTTCCTGCTGCTGATCTGGAACGGACTGAAGTTCTTGATCATGGGACCCATCCGCACACATCGGGAAGCCCACTCCGTCGGCCCCTCGCCCGAAGCTCGACATCTTCACGCTTGAGCGCCCGCCACACGACCGAGTGGCCGAACCCAAGATCCGCAGCGATCTTACGCAAGCCCCTCCGGTTCGACAGGGGTTGCAACCGTCGCAATCGGCGTCACCACGGGACCACGAACATCGGTTCGAGACACAACTCGACTAGATTCGACCACACCCTGATCGACCATACTTCCGCGAAAAATCATCGATTTCACAGCAACGACCGAGGATACAGTTTCCCCCGGTTGGGGCGCCCCCGGCCGGCCGCCGTCAGACTGCAGGACGATCTTTCCCCACGGGGCGGCATTCGCACGCTTCGCGCAGCTTCGGCCCACTAAACTCGGGCACAGCCACCCGAATCCCACCCTGGAGAGTTTTGATCCATCACGCTGATCTCATCCCCTGGCTCAAACCCGAGACGATCATCTCCGCCGCGGGGCCGTGGGCTCTCCTGGTCGTCTGCGGGATCGTGTTCTCCGAGACCGGGCTCCTGATCGGCTTCCTGCTCCCGGGCGACACGCTGCTGGTGATCTCGGGGCTGCTCACCAACACCTCGCAGGTCTTCGGCGTCGATATCTGGTGGGTTTTCCTCTTCATCGCCATGTCGGCCTTCCTCGGCGGCGAGGTCGGCTATCTGATCGGCCACAAGGCTGGACCACGCGTGTTCGAGCGCAAGGAGAGCGGCCTGTTCAGCATGGAGAACGTGCGCCGCACGAACCTCTTCTTCGACCGCTTCGGCGCCCTGGCCATCATCGTCGCCCGGTTCGTCCCGATCGTGCGCACCTTCGCGCCGGTCGCCGCCGGCGTCGGCCACATGAGCTACAAGAAGTACTCGCTCTACAACGCGATCGGAGCGCTGATCTGGGGCGCGGGTCTCACACTGTTCGGGTACCTCATCGGATACATCCCGCCCGTCGCCACGTTCGTCTCGAAGTACATCGACATCATCCTGATCGGCGCGGTCGTCATCACGCTCATCCCCACGCTCTTCCACTACGTCCAGACGATACGCAAAGCCAAGAAGAAGCGCCTGGCCGAGGAGGAACAGGCCAAAACGGCGGCGTCCACACAGCCGACGCCGGACGCCTGAACGGTCAGTTCCCGGGCCGGCTCAGCGCTCGCAGCACCGGCACGATCGCCGCGAACGCGCGGGCCCGATGGCTCTCCGCGTTCTTCGCCTCCGGCCCCAGCTCCGCCGCGGTCACGTCGTGGCCGTCGGGGAGGAAGATCGGGTCGTAGCCGTGACCGTGGCCACCGCGGGCCTCGCGGGCGATCCGGCCGGGCCAGACACCCTCCACGACGGTCGTTTCGCCCTCCGGTGTGACCAGTGCGAGCGTGGCGGTGAAGTGCGCGGCACGGGAGGAGTCCGGCAGATCGGCGAGCTGATCGAGGAGGAGCCGCAGATTGGCCTGTGCGTCACCGTGGCGCCCCGCCCAGCGCGCGGAGAAGATGCCCGGAGCGCCGCCCATCGCGTCGACGCAGATGCCGGAATCATCGGCGAGCGCGATCATCCCGGTGCGCTCGGCGGCGGCGCGCGCCTTGATGAGCGCGTTCTGCTCGAAGGTGATGCCGTCCTCGACCGGCTCGGGACCGTCATAGCCGACGATCTGGAGGCCGGGGACGGCATCCCCCAAAATCTGCTGGAACTCGAGCGCCTTGTTCCGGTTGTGGGTGGCGAGGACGACGCGGACCATCAGCCCTCGCACCCCGGCGCCGGGGCGGCGAGAGCGGCGGACTGGACAGCGACCAGCGCCGTCGTGCCGGCGAGCGCCAGATCGAGAAGGCCGTTCAGCTCGCTGCGGTCGAACGGTGCGCCCTCGGCGGTGCCCTGCACCTCCACGAACAGGCCACGGCCAGTGACGACGACATTCATGTCGGTCTCGGCGCGGACATCCTCGGTGTAGGCGAGGTCGAGCATCGGGGAGCCGTCGACGATGCCGACGGAGACCGCCGAGACCGAGTCGAGGAGAGGGGCTGCCTTCTGCCCGATGAAACGGTGCTCGCGGCCCCACTCGAGCGCGTCGGCGAGCGCGACATAAGCGCCGGTGATCGCGGCGGTGCGCGTGCCGCCGTCGGCCTGGAGGACATCGCAGTCGAGCACGATCGTGTTCTCGCCGAGCGCCTTCATGTCCACCACCGCGCGGAGGCTGCGTCCGATCAGCCGGCTGATCTCGTGCGTGCGCCCACCGATGCGGCCCTTAACCGACTCCCGATCCATGCGATCGTTGGTCGAACGCGGGAGCATAGCGTACTCGGCAGTGACCCAACCGCGGCCTTTGCCCGACATCCAGCGCGGGACGCCGTTGGTGAACGAGGCCGTACACAGCACGCGCGTGCCACCGAAGGAGACGAGGGCGGAGCCCTCCGCCTTCCGATTCCAGGCGCGCTCGATGGTGACCGGTCGCAGCTGGTCGGCGGTGCGCCCGTCGGCGCGGATGGTGTCGGTCACGGTGACTCTCCTTGGGTGTGGGCGGACGGCGCGGAAGCGCGCTCAGAGCGACAGGTCGATCACGCCCGTCTGCACCAGGTCGACCTGGGAGACCTCCGGGCCGATGAACCGGTGAGCGAGGCGCAGGAAGTGTTCGGCATCGAGGCCGGTCGCCTCATAGCGGACCGTGGGCGGCGCGGAATCGTGACGCTCGAACCCCCCGCTGACGAGGATGCGGTACACATCCTTCGCGGTCTCGATGTCGCTGGAGACGAGCGAGACGCCCTCCCCCATAACGTAGGAGATGGCGCCTTCGAGGAACGGATAGTGAGTGCAGCCGAGGACGAGGGTGTCCACATCGGCGTCTCGGAGCGGCTGAAGGTACTCGGCGGCGACGCGCAGGACCTCATCGCCGCTCGTGACGCCGGTCTCCACGAACTCCACGAACCGCGGGCACGCCCGCGGGAAGAGACGCAGGTCGGGCGCGGCTGCGAAGGCATCCTCGTAGGCACGGGAAGCAATGGTTCCCACGGTCCCGATCACGCCGACACGTCCGGTGCGGGTCGCAGCCACAGCGCGCCGCACGGCCGGCTGGATGACCTCCACCACCGGGACCGCGTAGCGCTCGCGTGCGTCCCTCAGCACGGCGGAGGAGGCAGTGTTGCAGGCGATGACGAGCAGCTTGACGCCCTGCTCTACGAGGAGGTCGAGCACCTCAAGCGAATATCGGCGCACATCGGCGATCGGCTTGGGCCCATAGGGCGAGTGAGTGGTGTCGCCCACATAGAGGATCGACTCATTCGGCAGCTGGTCGCGGATCGCCCGGGCGACGGTCAGGCCGCCGACACCCGAGTCGAAGATCCCAATCGGCGCATCCGTCACAGCAGTCCAGCCTACCCGTCGCTAGGGTTGAGCAGTGACCGAGTCCTCCGCGCTCCTGACCGACCGCTACGAACTCACCATGGTGGATGCCGCGCTGCTGGCGGGCACCCACGACCGCGAGTGCGTCTTCGAGGCGTTCACACGGCGTCTGCCGCCGGGACGGCGCTATGGCGTCCTCGCCGGGACGGGACGCCTCCTTGGACTGCTGCGGGAGTTCCGCTTCCACGACGAGGAGCTCGACTATCTGCGCGAGAACGCGATCGTGCGCCCGGAGACGGTCGATTGGCTCGCCGGGTACCGCTTCTCTGGCACAATCCGGGGATACCGCGAGGGCGAGGTGTTCTTTCCCGGGTCACCGTTCCTGATCGTAGAGGCGCCGTTCGCCGAAGGGGTCATCCTCGAAACCCTGATCCTCAGCATCGTCAACTACGACTCGGCTGTGGCTTCCGCGGCCTCTCGCATGGTCACGGCGGCCGGTGGCCGCCCGGTCGCCGAGATGGGATCGCGCCGCACCGGCGAGCGCAGCGCCGTCGCCGCCGCCCGGGCCGCCTACATCGCCGGTTTCGGAGCGACCTCGAACCTGGAGGCCGGCCGATCGTGGGGCGTGCCGACGATGGGGACGGCCGCACACGCCTTCACCCTCCTGCACGACAGCGAAGAGGACGCTTTCCGCGCCCAGATCGCCGCGCTCGGCTCCGGGACGACACTGCTGGTCGACACCTTCGACGTCGAGCGGGGGATCGAAACGGCCGTGCGCGTGGCGGGCACCCGGCTCGGGGCCGTGCGGCTCGACTCGGGCGATCTGCCGGCCCTCGTCCGCCAGGTGCGGGAACAGCTGGATTCGCTCGGTGCGACGAGCACACGCATCACGGTCACCAACGACCTCGACGAGTTCACGATCGCGGCGCTCTCAGCGTCCCCGGTCGACTCGTACGGTGTCGGGACCTCGGTCGTCACCGGCTCCGGCTCCCCCGCGTCCGGGATGGTCTACAAGCTCGTCGCCCACCGCAGCCAGAACGGCGACGGCGAGTGGACCCCGGTGGCCAAGAAGTCGGACAGCAAGGCGAGCGTCGGCGGGAGGAAGCACCCGGTGCGGCGGGTGGACGCGTCCGGGCGGGCCCTCGCCGAGGCGATCCACCTCGTGAAGGAGGGGGACGTCCCGGACGGCAGCGGGCGGGCTCTACTGGTGCCGCTGGTCACCAACGGGGAGGTGCATCGCGAGCATCTGGGCGCAGAGGGTGTGCGCCGCGCCCGGAGCCACCGGGCGATGGCAGTGCGGGAACTTCCGGATCACGCTTTCCGCCTGAGCCGTGGCGACCCGGCGCTGCCGACGATCTTCGAGTGAGAGCCCGTCACTCGTCTCGCAGCTTCTCGTAGATCTCCCTGCAGGACGGGCAGACCGGGAATTTCTCTGGGTCGCGGCCCGGTGTCCACATTTTGCCGCACAGCGCTTTGACCGGCTTCCCGGTCATCGCCGACTCGAGGATCTGCTCTTTCTTCACGTAGTGCGAGAAGCGCTCATGGTCGCCGGGCTCGATGCTCTGGGTGAGTTCCTCCAGCTCGCGATCGAGGGTCGTGGCGCCGCCGCCAGACGGCATGCCGCCGGGTTCGGAGATGCTGGCGTGGTCCATCCCCCCAGTGTAGGCCGGTCGCGAGCGGGCTCAGTCACTGCGCTGAGCGAACGCCATGAGCTCCGGGCCACGCCGGTCGAACGCGCGCCCACCCAGCCACACGCCGCCGAACAGAGTCACGAAGCCGATGAGCGCGGCCGCCACCGGCGCGACCCCGAACCAGAACGGGCCGATGAGGATGCCGAGCACCAGGAACACGAGCACCGGCGAGGAGAGCACGAGCACCGCGCACAGGCTGAGCGCTTGGATGAGCGCGTCCGACGCACCGGAGTGCTGCGGCTGCGTGAACGCACTGTCTCCCGGCCGGGTGGCCGGGTAGGGGAACAGAACCGAAGTGACGCTCGAGAGCCCCAGCCCAACGACGAGGAGGGCGCCGCTCAGGGCCGCGACGGCGGGGAGGATAGCCCCGTCTCCGTAGGCGGCCGCGGTGATGAGCGAGCCGATGGCGACGACCGGGACACCGACTGCGGCCACAGGGAGCGTCCGGCCGAGCCGGTCGGCGAAGCCCCGGGTGCCGGAGGCGATGTGCAGCCAGACCGCCGTGCTGTCGAAAGCGACATCGTTGTGGCCGGTCCAGCCGAGGAACAGGCAGAGCAGCGGCAGCGGCACAAGCGAGACGTAGTGCGGTGGCAGACCGGCAAGGAGGAGGGCGACGGCGGCGATCGCAGGGAACACGGGGACGATGAGCAGTGCGACCCAATAGCGCGCATCCCGGCCCCAGTAGGTCATCGAGCGGGCAGCGATGGCAGCGGTGGCGCCGCCGGGGATGCGCGCGAACCAGCCGAGACCCCCCTCGTCGCGGGCCTCCGGCTGCCGCGCCGGCGCGGTCAGGGCACGGCCCACCAGCGCCAGCCAGCCGAACCAGAGCGCGACCAGCGTGGCGAGCGCAATGAGCAGCTGGAACAGCGCCGCGCCGATGTCTCCGGAGGCCGCTGAACCGGGAGCGCTCCACACCGCTCCCAGCGGCGTCCACTGCAGCCAGCCGCTGAGGCCGTTCACAGCGCCGAGG
Above is a genomic segment from Leifsonia xyli subsp. xyli str. CTCB07 containing:
- a CDS encoding DedA family protein, whose protein sequence is MIHHADLIPWLKPETIISAAGPWALLVVCGIVFSETGLLIGFLLPGDTLLVISGLLTNTSQVFGVDIWWVFLFIAMSAFLGGEVGYLIGHKAGPRVFERKESGLFSMENVRRTNLFFDRFGALAIIVARFVPIVRTFAPVAAGVGHMSYKKYSLYNAIGALIWGAGLTLFGYLIGYIPPVATFVSKYIDIILIGAVVITLIPTLFHYVQTIRKAKKKRLAEEEQAKTAASTQPTPDA
- the rdgB gene encoding RdgB/HAM1 family non-canonical purine NTP pyrophosphatase, yielding MVRVVLATHNRNKALEFQQILGDAVPGLQIVGYDGPEPVEDGITFEQNALIKARAAAERTGMIALADDSGICVDAMGGAPGIFSARWAGRHGDAQANLRLLLDQLADLPDSSRAAHFTATLALVTPEGETTVVEGVWPGRIAREARGGHGHGYDPIFLPDGHDVTAAELGPEAKNAESHRARAFAAIVPVLRALSRPGN
- the rph gene encoding ribonuclease PH, whose protein sequence is MTDTIRADGRTADQLRPVTIERAWNRKAEGSALVSFGGTRVLCTASFTNGVPRWMSGKGRGWVTAEYAMLPRSTNDRMDRESVKGRIGGRTHEISRLIGRSLRAVVDMKALGENTIVLDCDVLQADGGTRTAAITGAYVALADALEWGREHRFIGQKAAPLLDSVSAVSVGIVDGSPMLDLAYTEDVRAETDMNVVVTGRGLFVEVQGTAEGAPFDRSELNGLLDLALAGTTALVAVQSAALAAPAPGCEG
- the murI gene encoding glutamate racemase — encoded protein: MTDAPIGIFDSGVGGLTVARAIRDQLPNESILYVGDTTHSPYGPKPIADVRRYSLEVLDLLVEQGVKLLVIACNTASSAVLRDARERYAVPVVEVIQPAVRRAVAATRTGRVGVIGTVGTIASRAYEDAFAAAPDLRLFPRACPRFVEFVETGVTSGDEVLRVAAEYLQPLRDADVDTLVLGCTHYPFLEGAISYVMGEGVSLVSSDIETAKDVYRILVSGGFERHDSAPPTVRYEATGLDAEHFLRLAHRFIGPEVSQVDLVQTGVIDLSL
- a CDS encoding nicotinate phosphoribosyltransferase, with protein sequence MTESSALLTDRYELTMVDAALLAGTHDRECVFEAFTRRLPPGRRYGVLAGTGRLLGLLREFRFHDEELDYLRENAIVRPETVDWLAGYRFSGTIRGYREGEVFFPGSPFLIVEAPFAEGVILETLILSIVNYDSAVASAASRMVTAAGGRPVAEMGSRRTGERSAVAAARAAYIAGFGATSNLEAGRSWGVPTMGTAAHAFTLLHDSEEDAFRAQIAALGSGTTLLVDTFDVERGIETAVRVAGTRLGAVRLDSGDLPALVRQVREQLDSLGATSTRITVTNDLDEFTIAALSASPVDSYGVGTSVVTGSGSPASGMVYKLVAHRSQNGDGEWTPVAKKSDSKASVGGRKHPVRRVDASGRALAEAIHLVKEGDVPDGSGRALLVPLVTNGEVHREHLGAEGVRRARSHRAMAVRELPDHAFRLSRGDPALPTIFE
- a CDS encoding DUF3039 domain-containing protein, with the protein product MDHASISEPGGMPSGGGATTLDRELEELTQSIEPGDHERFSHYVKKEQILESAMTGKPVKALCGKMWTPGRDPEKFPVCPSCREIYEKLRDE